The following proteins come from a genomic window of Brevibacillus antibioticus:
- a CDS encoding RecQ family ATP-dependent DNA helicase, with protein sequence MNKQLLNDRLKLHFGYDSFRPGQESIIERLLHGRSVLGLLATGGGKSVTYQLPAMLLPGLTVVVSPLISLMVDQVQQLRARKKIPATYLNSMQDPTESREILKGLSEGAYKLLYISPEKLQQPYVQQVLKRARVSLIAIDEAHCISQWGHDFRTDYLRLPQVVKQLGAPPVLAVTATATATVREEICSLFSIEKEDVVLQSLNRANIAYDLVEVAEETDRRSYVFDQIDRLQGPGIVYCSTRQAVDVLAASYQLDGKKRVHGYHGGMNSMERMLIQSQFLAGELDVIIATNAFGMGIDKSDIRYVIHYQLPASLEAYAQEIGRIGRDGKPGYALLLFSWDDWQIHQHMLEKEYPTQAQIQKYEQLCSTGVPLTNEALAMMDISEEMGALLAFYAEKVLASYEAAAAGESYPKAQIIWQEIEKRKSFKQKKLAEMVSYVRGENCLRASINTYFKENDHQFDLYCCKKCGLTTDVYYQTNDNAIAKNEQIKWNLRQALDTLLPNK encoded by the coding sequence ATGAATAAACAGCTCTTAAACGATAGATTAAAGCTGCATTTTGGATACGACTCATTTCGCCCCGGTCAAGAGTCCATTATTGAACGTCTATTGCATGGACGAAGTGTTCTCGGGCTATTAGCAACCGGTGGCGGGAAATCAGTGACGTATCAGCTACCAGCCATGCTTTTGCCGGGTCTGACCGTCGTGGTTTCCCCGTTGATCTCCTTGATGGTCGATCAGGTGCAACAGCTTCGAGCACGTAAAAAAATTCCAGCCACCTATTTGAACAGCATGCAGGATCCGACAGAGTCCCGCGAAATCTTAAAAGGGCTCTCAGAAGGAGCGTACAAGCTGTTGTATATTTCTCCGGAAAAGCTTCAACAGCCCTATGTTCAGCAGGTGTTAAAGCGGGCGAGGGTGTCTCTAATCGCCATTGATGAAGCACATTGCATCTCGCAATGGGGACATGACTTTCGCACAGATTACTTGCGATTGCCACAAGTCGTGAAACAATTGGGAGCACCTCCTGTTCTGGCTGTGACGGCAACCGCGACGGCGACTGTTCGGGAAGAAATTTGCAGCTTGTTTTCCATTGAAAAAGAAGACGTCGTGTTGCAATCCCTTAATCGGGCGAATATCGCCTATGATCTGGTTGAAGTTGCGGAGGAAACTGACAGGCGTTCATATGTATTTGATCAGATAGATCGTTTGCAGGGCCCTGGGATCGTTTACTGCAGCACGCGACAAGCGGTGGATGTGTTGGCAGCCTCTTATCAACTCGATGGAAAAAAACGCGTGCACGGTTACCACGGGGGGATGAACAGCATGGAGAGAATGCTGATCCAATCCCAATTTCTCGCGGGCGAGCTGGATGTTATTATTGCAACCAATGCGTTTGGTATGGGAATCGACAAGTCAGATATTCGCTACGTCATCCATTACCAACTGCCAGCCAGTTTGGAGGCATACGCACAAGAAATCGGACGGATCGGCCGTGACGGCAAGCCTGGGTATGCGCTGCTTTTATTTTCGTGGGATGATTGGCAGATTCATCAGCACATGCTGGAGAAGGAGTACCCGACACAAGCGCAAATTCAAAAATACGAGCAGCTGTGCAGTACTGGAGTCCCCTTGACGAACGAGGCCTTGGCGATGATGGATATATCCGAAGAAATGGGCGCACTTCTTGCCTTTTATGCGGAAAAAGTGCTAGCCTCATACGAAGCTGCCGCTGCGGGGGAGTCGTATCCGAAGGCTCAAATCATTTGGCAGGAAATAGAAAAGAGGAAAAGCTTTAAACAAAAAAAGCTGGCAGAAATGGTGTCTTACGTAAGAGGAGAAAACTGTTTGCGTGCGAGCATCAATACGTATTTCAAAGAAAATGATCATCAATTTGATCTGTACTGCTGTAAGAAATGCGGTCTAACTACGGATGTGTATTACCAAACGAATGACAATGCAATTGCAAAGAATGAACAAATCAAATGGAATTTGCGGCAGGCGTTAGACACTCTTTTGCCGAACAAATAG
- a CDS encoding helix-turn-helix domain-containing protein — MNSRNSEAEEQDLLCAVALNAMLPLANERTLQSAYYILRGRKANQTLQDVHLYTLYPYYRMFSRFPREDWEKIVSTLFQSGWILPVEAVGTNSKPTFRFSDTGLQHAKHTYQKYRFDVWFAPFTQSDLAERIEPFWSRLHLMVQTISQMHHGDLGFIPVVSDKTAQRWVKNQLADRVMRNAWKQQLSDELYRLWEPLDKGVQELLFCQLSGAGQVGKTMGQVAEIRQTSRSYLMLQFRYGLAASIQTLLAESNHYPLLSKLVTESHKLDPRLTESAARTYALLQTGCDKKEIAKKRQMKESTIEDHLVEIALRCPEWDMTTYLPNELAKEIVETSERLDTSRLRLIKDQLEATVTYLQIRLALARATRGAK; from the coding sequence ATGAACAGTCGGAACAGTGAGGCAGAGGAGCAGGACCTTTTATGTGCGGTCGCCTTGAATGCCATGTTACCTCTGGCCAATGAACGAACGCTGCAGTCAGCCTACTACATACTGCGTGGCAGAAAAGCCAATCAGACACTGCAAGATGTGCATTTGTATACCCTTTATCCGTATTATCGGATGTTTTCTCGTTTTCCAAGAGAGGATTGGGAGAAAATAGTCTCAACTTTATTTCAGTCAGGCTGGATTTTACCTGTGGAGGCAGTTGGAACGAACTCGAAGCCGACATTTCGCTTTTCTGATACAGGATTGCAGCATGCCAAACATACGTACCAAAAATATCGTTTCGATGTATGGTTTGCACCTTTTACCCAGTCCGATTTGGCGGAGCGAATCGAACCATTTTGGAGTAGGCTTCATCTTATGGTGCAGACAATCTCGCAAATGCATCATGGTGATCTCGGTTTCATTCCGGTCGTTTCGGACAAGACCGCACAGCGTTGGGTAAAAAACCAATTGGCTGATCGGGTAATGCGAAATGCTTGGAAACAGCAATTGTCTGACGAGCTATATCGACTGTGGGAGCCTTTGGATAAAGGTGTGCAGGAGCTTTTGTTTTGTCAACTGTCCGGAGCAGGACAAGTCGGCAAGACCATGGGGCAAGTAGCAGAGATTCGCCAAACGAGTCGTAGCTATCTCATGCTGCAATTTCGATACGGACTTGCCGCGTCGATTCAGACGCTGCTTGCAGAGAGCAATCATTATCCTCTTTTATCAAAACTGGTTACAGAATCCCACAAGCTTGATCCACGTCTCACTGAAAGTGCTGCTCGAACGTACGCACTGCTTCAGACTGGCTGTGACAAAAAAGAAATAGCAAAGAAACGACAAATGAAAGAAAGTACAATAGAAGATCATTTGGTAGAGATTGCCCTGCGTTGTCCCGAATGGGATATGACAACGTATTTGCCGAATGAGCTGGCAAAAGAGATCGTGGAGACGAGTGAGCGTCTCGATACAAGCAGACTCCGGCTCATCAAGGATCAATTGGAAGCAACAGTAACCTATTTGCAAATCCGATTGGCACTGGCACGAGCGACAAGGGGGGCAAAATGA
- a CDS encoding HAD family hydrolase translates to MIKTILFDVDGVMLSEERYFDASALTVWEFLYSPQYVGLAGEEFTPAPEEAQIRRVREQVFAHDEALNFIKSRGINSNWDMVFLAFSYQLIRLIEVVKTQVPEATSLLVEQIDRPQLVKVKEWAATYAPDFQVDYAAFTADFAKGSAQKAEMLLYLNQIAKERCGISTEMFSRNSDLWELVQKTFQEWYLGDERVAASIGRETMQPGKKGFLSDEIPIVPPQEMVELFRTLKEKGYTLGIGTGRPTIETHVPLSELNILEWFDPNRVVTASHVLDAEEAFPSFAPMSKPHPYSYVKGLLGLDSPISDAVHFSLPIENGEEVLIVGDSLADFLAARSIGCKFAATLTGLSGQEARSKFEEEKADFILDDVRDILSIL, encoded by the coding sequence ATGATCAAAACGATCTTATTTGATGTTGACGGGGTTATGTTGAGTGAAGAGCGTTACTTTGATGCTTCTGCATTGACAGTGTGGGAATTTTTGTACAGCCCGCAGTATGTAGGGCTTGCAGGCGAGGAATTCACGCCTGCTCCAGAAGAAGCGCAAATCAGACGAGTGCGCGAGCAAGTTTTCGCTCATGATGAAGCGCTGAACTTTATCAAATCACGTGGAATCAACTCCAACTGGGACATGGTTTTCCTTGCGTTTTCTTATCAGTTGATTCGTTTGATTGAAGTAGTTAAAACGCAAGTTCCAGAAGCAACGAGCCTTCTTGTCGAACAAATTGATCGACCACAACTGGTAAAAGTGAAAGAATGGGCTGCCACCTATGCTCCTGATTTCCAAGTAGACTACGCAGCGTTCACCGCTGATTTTGCCAAAGGTTCCGCTCAAAAAGCAGAAATGCTGCTCTACCTGAATCAGATTGCAAAAGAGCGTTGCGGCATTTCAACAGAAATGTTCTCGCGCAATAGTGATCTATGGGAGTTAGTTCAAAAGACGTTTCAAGAATGGTATCTCGGTGATGAGCGTGTGGCGGCATCGATTGGTCGTGAAACCATGCAGCCAGGCAAGAAGGGCTTCTTGTCGGACGAGATTCCGATTGTACCGCCACAAGAAATGGTCGAGTTGTTCCGCACGTTAAAAGAAAAAGGATACACATTGGGGATTGGAACAGGGCGCCCTACCATCGAGACGCATGTTCCCCTCAGTGAGCTGAACATACTGGAATGGTTCGACCCAAACCGTGTCGTAACTGCCTCTCACGTACTCGATGCGGAAGAAGCATTTCCTAGCTTTGCGCCGATGTCCAAGCCTCACCCTTATTCCTATGTGAAAGGGTTGCTCGGACTTGATTCACCGATTAGCGATGCGGTCCATTTTTCATTGCCAATCGAAAATGGAGAAGAGGTGCTAATCGTCGGCGATTCACTCGCAGATTTTCTAGCGGCTCGCTCCATCGGTTGCAAGTTTGCTGCGACATTGACTGGATTGTCTGGTCAAGAAGCGCGTAGCAAGTTTGAAGAGGAAAAAGCAGATTTTATTCTCGATGATGTGCGCGATATCCTTTCCATTCTGTAG
- a CDS encoding ferredoxin has product MTTWVDKDTCIACGACGATAPDVFDYDDEGLAFNKLDDNANSVEIPDILHDDVRDAAEGCPTDSIKVE; this is encoded by the coding sequence ATGACTACATGGGTAGATAAAGATACTTGTATTGCTTGCGGTGCTTGTGGCGCCACGGCTCCTGACGTCTTTGATTACGACGATGAGGGCCTTGCGTTCAACAAGTTGGATGACAATGCTAACAGCGTTGAAATCCCGGATATCCTGCATGACGATGTTCGTGATGCTGCTGAAGGATGCCCGACCGACTCTATTAAAGTGGAATAG
- the serA gene encoding phosphoglycerate dehydrogenase — translation MYKVLITDPLSEFGIQQLLDASDVEVVRQTNLSPAELIDVIGDYDALLVRSQTQVTAEVLAAGKKLKAVGRAGVGVDNIDINAATQAGIPVINAPDGNTISTAEHSFAMLMAVARNIPQAHKKLVDGTWDRKSFQGVELNNKVLGVLGMGRIGSEVAKRAKAFGMTVMGFDPFLTEERAQKMGVTNATVDEICRTADFITVHTPLTKETRHIISTREFAKMKDGVRLINCARGGIIDEKALFEAITAGKVAGAALDVFEEEPPVDNPLVGLPQVVTTPHLGASTIEAQENVAVDVSEEILKVLRNEPFKNAVNLPSIPAHVMEKVQPYFTLGEKLGHFLAQVTVGSISEISIKYSGELTDVDTSPLTRTVLKGVLSFRLGEVVNYVNAPILAKVRDITVTEQKAAQNKGFTNLLTVSLKTTQETRTVAGTRLNGYGARIVKIDDFAIDVAPEGYLLYIHHNDRPGVIGRVGSILGENSVNIATMQVGRRDIGGDAIMMLSVDKPLTPELLDTMGELAEVKSVTQIEL, via the coding sequence ATGTATAAAGTACTCATTACCGATCCACTTAGTGAATTTGGAATCCAACAACTTTTGGACGCTTCTGATGTAGAAGTGGTTCGTCAAACAAACCTCTCGCCTGCCGAACTGATCGATGTGATTGGCGACTACGATGCACTCCTTGTACGCAGCCAAACCCAAGTAACAGCAGAAGTACTGGCTGCCGGCAAAAAGCTAAAGGCGGTCGGTCGCGCGGGTGTTGGGGTCGATAACATTGATATCAACGCTGCCACCCAAGCAGGTATTCCAGTCATCAATGCTCCGGACGGCAACACCATCTCTACTGCTGAGCATTCGTTTGCCATGCTGATGGCTGTCGCTCGTAATATCCCTCAAGCTCACAAGAAGCTGGTAGACGGTACATGGGATCGCAAAAGCTTCCAAGGGGTTGAGTTGAACAACAAAGTACTGGGAGTCCTCGGGATGGGTCGTATTGGTTCAGAGGTTGCGAAGCGTGCGAAAGCATTTGGCATGACCGTCATGGGCTTCGATCCCTTCCTGACCGAGGAACGTGCGCAAAAGATGGGTGTCACCAACGCAACTGTGGATGAAATTTGCCGCACAGCAGATTTCATTACCGTCCATACCCCACTGACAAAAGAAACCCGCCATATCATCAGTACGCGTGAATTCGCGAAAATGAAAGATGGCGTTCGCTTGATCAACTGCGCTCGCGGGGGAATCATTGACGAGAAGGCTCTCTTTGAGGCGATTACCGCAGGAAAAGTCGCGGGGGCAGCGTTGGACGTTTTCGAAGAGGAACCACCTGTAGACAACCCTCTCGTCGGTCTGCCACAAGTGGTAACGACACCGCATCTGGGAGCTTCGACCATTGAAGCGCAGGAAAACGTGGCCGTAGACGTATCGGAAGAAATCCTGAAGGTTCTTCGTAACGAGCCATTCAAAAACGCCGTGAATTTGCCTTCGATCCCTGCACACGTTATGGAAAAAGTCCAACCGTACTTTACGTTGGGTGAAAAGCTCGGCCATTTCCTTGCCCAAGTGACAGTAGGTTCTATTTCGGAGATTTCGATTAAATACAGCGGTGAGTTGACGGATGTAGACACCTCCCCGCTGACTCGCACAGTCTTAAAAGGTGTACTCTCCTTCCGTCTGGGGGAGGTAGTCAACTATGTGAACGCCCCGATTCTCGCAAAAGTGCGCGATATCACCGTAACCGAGCAAAAGGCAGCACAAAACAAGGGCTTTACGAACTTATTGACCGTTAGCTTAAAAACGACGCAAGAGACACGTACAGTGGCTGGAACGCGACTCAATGGTTACGGTGCGCGTATTGTGAAAATTGACGACTTTGCGATTGACGTAGCGCCTGAGGGCTATCTGCTCTACATTCACCATAATGACCGTCCAGGTGTGATTGGACGTGTCGGTTCCATCCTGGGTGAAAACAGCGTGAACATCGCAACGATGCAGGTAGGACGCCGTGATATCGGTGGAGATGCGATCATGATGCTCTCTGTCGACAAACCATTGACGCCAGAGCTTCTCGATACAATGGGCGAGCTGGCGGAAGTGAAAAGCGTGACACAAATCGAGCTATAG
- a CDS encoding pyridoxal-phosphate-dependent aminotransferase family protein: MFADKMILRIPGPTPIPPRVQTAMNQPMIGHRSGKFSALFARTAERLKPYFGTKQDVYILAGSGTSALEMGVVNTLQPGDEAAVLVSGAFGERFAKICERYGIIAHRVEVPWGKAVTPELVEAFLKEKPQVKAVFATYCETSTGVENPIADLAKTIRTHSDALFIVDAVSNLGAVPCEMDAWGVDIVVTGSQKAFMLPTGLAFLAASERAWHVIEQNKSLAFYLDLKAYRKSLAEQTTPYTPAVSLIFGLAEVLDMMEEEGLPAIVKRHELMRDMTRAAMRALNIKLMAEDQYASTTVTSCDPEGVFHAEALRKMLTQQFNITIAGGQQHLKGKIFRIGHMGYCEPLDVLQVISAIELSLHQIGAPVELGAGVKAAQEVLIAHV, translated from the coding sequence ATGTTTGCAGACAAAATGATTTTGAGAATCCCTGGTCCTACCCCCATTCCACCACGTGTCCAAACAGCGATGAACCAACCGATGATTGGACACCGCAGTGGCAAATTTTCCGCTCTTTTCGCCCGTACTGCTGAAAGACTGAAGCCTTACTTTGGCACCAAGCAGGACGTATACATCTTGGCAGGTAGCGGAACGAGTGCACTTGAGATGGGCGTCGTAAACACGCTTCAACCAGGAGACGAAGCTGCCGTCCTCGTTAGCGGTGCATTTGGTGAGCGCTTTGCAAAAATTTGCGAGCGGTACGGTATCATCGCCCATCGCGTGGAAGTGCCTTGGGGAAAAGCTGTTACACCAGAGCTGGTTGAAGCCTTCTTGAAAGAAAAGCCGCAAGTAAAAGCCGTATTCGCCACCTACTGTGAAACATCCACGGGGGTAGAAAATCCAATTGCTGACTTGGCGAAAACAATCCGCACACATTCAGACGCCCTCTTCATTGTGGATGCGGTAAGCAACCTCGGTGCCGTTCCATGCGAGATGGACGCTTGGGGTGTCGATATCGTGGTAACCGGCTCGCAAAAAGCGTTCATGCTGCCAACAGGCCTTGCCTTCCTCGCTGCGAGTGAACGCGCATGGCATGTGATTGAGCAAAACAAATCGCTCGCCTTCTATTTGGACCTGAAAGCATACCGCAAGAGCTTGGCAGAGCAAACAACTCCGTACACACCTGCTGTATCCCTCATTTTCGGTCTCGCCGAGGTATTGGATATGATGGAGGAAGAAGGCTTGCCAGCTATCGTAAAGCGCCATGAACTAATGAGAGACATGACTCGCGCAGCGATGAGGGCATTAAACATAAAATTGATGGCAGAAGATCAATACGCATCGACGACCGTTACTTCTTGCGATCCTGAGGGTGTCTTTCATGCAGAAGCTCTCCGCAAAATGTTAACGCAGCAATTCAACATCACGATTGCTGGCGGCCAGCAGCACCTGAAAGGCAAGATCTTCCGCATCGGGCACATGGGCTATTGTGAGCCATTGGATGTCCTGCAAGTCATTTCTGCTATCGAATTGTCGCTTCACCAAATCGGTGCTCCAGTTGAACTGGGTGCTGGTGTAAAAGCTGCTCAGGAGGTGCTCATTGCACATGTATAA
- a CDS encoding LysM peptidoglycan-binding domain-containing protein: MNLEHNPLPPRRSRHTRPKASFSFKKWIQPGLYLFGFVFFGLIGLELYRANVPHEIAASGSVEVKDVSKATTTLQGSKAGEKEPVSVVLDATPDPNASVTNPPAKAKTTESKPVDKPVEPVVKATTGIQKPAVSPVKPQTPPVTSVSKAKQITSTSTSKVATPGKQASTPPTTKSKVVKHVVKKGETLFLLSRKYYGNNSNVVRIARYNGLHSQAGLVEGKVVLVPLVQ; encoded by the coding sequence GTGAATCTCGAGCATAATCCATTACCACCCCGACGCTCCCGTCATACTCGCCCTAAAGCGTCGTTCTCGTTTAAAAAGTGGATTCAACCGGGATTATACTTGTTTGGATTCGTCTTTTTCGGGTTGATTGGTCTTGAGTTGTACCGGGCCAATGTCCCACACGAGATAGCAGCTTCTGGTAGTGTTGAAGTAAAAGATGTTAGTAAAGCAACTACCACATTACAAGGAAGCAAGGCAGGAGAAAAGGAGCCGGTATCCGTCGTTCTTGATGCTACGCCTGATCCCAATGCAAGTGTGACCAACCCACCTGCCAAAGCGAAAACGACCGAATCAAAACCAGTTGATAAACCAGTTGAGCCTGTAGTAAAGGCTACCACAGGCATACAGAAACCTGCTGTGAGCCCAGTCAAACCCCAAACTCCGCCTGTTACATCTGTAAGCAAGGCAAAACAGATCACGAGTACTTCTACTAGCAAAGTAGCTACACCGGGAAAACAAGCTTCAACACCTCCTACAACAAAATCGAAGGTCGTCAAGCATGTGGTGAAGAAGGGGGAAACGTTGTTTTTGCTGTCACGAAAGTACTATGGAAATAATTCGAACGTAGTACGAATCGCAAGATATAACGGACTTCATTCCCAAGCAGGGCTCGTCGAAGGAAAAGTTGTTTTGGTTCCCCTCGTTCAGTAA
- a CDS encoding CPBP family intramembrane glutamic endopeptidase has product MREDRLEVDEATLRLNLWLTQGIVMGVAAAGSLLVLGWDATLSLFTLPGWNAVLWAVFVAACIIIASMMMDRYLPKRWQDDGSINEKVFGAMLPSTTILVCMVVGVGEEWLFRGVIQSLTGNFWSSLIFTLIHVRYLKKPLMIISVFGTSWILGLLFSHYQSLWPSIVAHILIDVMLAFYLQKTIKKKGEEE; this is encoded by the coding sequence GTGAGGGAAGATCGGCTAGAGGTGGATGAAGCCACTCTTCGGCTGAATCTATGGTTGACACAAGGAATCGTGATGGGAGTGGCTGCTGCCGGTAGCTTATTGGTGCTGGGCTGGGATGCTACTCTGTCCTTGTTTACTCTGCCAGGCTGGAATGCCGTCCTGTGGGCTGTGTTTGTAGCCGCATGTATTATCATCGCGAGTATGATGATGGATCGTTACTTGCCTAAGCGATGGCAGGATGATGGTAGTATCAATGAAAAAGTTTTTGGTGCCATGTTACCATCCACCACGATTCTCGTCTGTATGGTAGTAGGGGTGGGGGAGGAATGGCTATTCCGGGGAGTCATTCAATCGCTTACCGGGAATTTTTGGAGCAGTCTTATTTTTACACTGATCCACGTACGTTATTTGAAAAAACCACTCATGATCATAAGTGTATTTGGTACAAGCTGGATCTTGGGACTTTTGTTTTCCCACTATCAGTCCCTTTGGCCCTCGATTGTGGCTCATATCCTTATTGACGTCATGTTAGCCTTTTATTTACAAAAAACGATCAAGAAAAAGGGGGAGGAAGAGTGA
- a CDS encoding SLC13 family permease, which produces MTNQALFAIAIFLVTYAFIISEKLHRTIVAMSGGILMVLFGIVTQEQAIHHIDFNTLGLLIGMMILVAITAQTGVFKYVAIRAAKVAKGKPIRILVYLSLITAVASAFLDNVTTVLLIVPVTFSIARQLELNPIPFLISEIIASNAGGTATLIGDPPNIMIGSSVPELDFMKFLVNLSPIIIVILAVTVVCLVLIYRKQLVTSPKLSAKIMQLNERDEITDTRLLKKSLTVMALTILGFMLHGALHLESATIALTGAFLLLLLTGEHYLEDAISKVEWNTIFFFIGLFVLVSGLVETGVIAKLANEAMKLTGGDSMKTSLLILWLSAIASAFVDNIPFVATMIPMIKEMGALGITNLEPLWWSLALGACLGGNGTLIGASANVIVAGLAAKEGHHIGFFSFMKVAFPLMILSILIAHVYVYLRYFIW; this is translated from the coding sequence ATGACGAACCAGGCATTATTCGCTATTGCTATCTTTTTAGTTACCTATGCATTTATTATTAGCGAAAAGTTACATCGAACCATCGTCGCCATGTCTGGCGGAATTCTCATGGTATTGTTCGGGATCGTTACACAAGAACAAGCAATTCACCATATCGACTTTAACACGCTCGGCCTACTTATTGGGATGATGATCTTGGTTGCCATTACGGCGCAGACTGGTGTATTCAAGTATGTAGCCATCCGTGCAGCAAAGGTCGCAAAAGGCAAACCGATTCGCATTCTTGTCTACCTGAGCTTGATCACGGCCGTTGCCTCTGCCTTTTTGGACAACGTTACCACTGTACTTCTCATCGTACCTGTGACGTTTAGCATCGCCCGCCAGCTCGAGCTTAATCCGATTCCTTTTTTAATCAGTGAAATTATCGCCTCCAATGCTGGAGGAACAGCTACTTTGATCGGTGACCCACCGAATATCATGATTGGCAGTTCTGTTCCTGAGCTCGATTTTATGAAGTTTCTCGTGAATTTGAGCCCGATTATCATCGTGATTCTAGCAGTAACCGTTGTTTGCTTGGTGTTGATCTATCGGAAGCAGCTAGTCACTTCCCCTAAGTTGAGTGCAAAAATCATGCAGTTAAATGAACGCGATGAAATTACTGACACCCGTTTACTGAAAAAATCCTTAACTGTCATGGCGCTGACGATTCTTGGCTTCATGCTGCACGGAGCGCTTCATTTAGAATCTGCCACGATCGCACTGACAGGTGCTTTTCTCTTACTTCTGTTAACAGGTGAACACTATCTAGAAGATGCGATAAGTAAAGTGGAATGGAATACGATCTTTTTCTTCATTGGTCTGTTTGTCCTTGTCTCCGGATTAGTTGAAACTGGTGTCATTGCAAAACTCGCCAATGAAGCGATGAAACTGACAGGTGGAGATTCAATGAAGACCTCCCTGTTGATCCTCTGGTTGAGTGCAATCGCCTCTGCCTTTGTTGACAACATCCCATTCGTTGCCACCATGATTCCAATGATCAAGGAAATGGGAGCCCTTGGGATCACCAATTTGGAGCCGCTTTGGTGGAGCCTTGCACTCGGAGCGTGTTTAGGAGGTAACGGTACTTTGATTGGGGCTAGTGCCAATGTGATTGTTGCTGGCTTAGCTGCAAAGGAAGGCCATCATATCGGATTTTTCAGCTTTATGAAGGTCGCCTTCCCGTTAATGATCCTCTCTATTTTGATTGCTCACGTCTACGTTTACCTGCGTTATTTTATTTGGTGA